The Cylindrospermopsis curvispora GIHE-G1 genome contains a region encoding:
- a CDS encoding Fur family transcriptional regulator has translation MQKPVISTLGIHSLEDALERCQLLGLRISRQRRFILELLWESKEHLSAREIYDRLNRKGKEIGHTSVYQNLELLSSQGIIECIEHSHGRLYGSVTQAHSHVSCIDNHEVIDVHVELPLDLIRQVELQTGVRIKSYTINFFGMRDPKHGDSIDSVDYLHSFE, from the coding sequence ATGCAGAAACCTGTTATTTCTACACTGGGGATTCATTCCCTGGAAGATGCTTTAGAACGATGTCAACTTTTAGGCCTGCGAATTAGCCGTCAGCGTCGCTTTATATTAGAGTTACTTTGGGAATCTAAGGAACATCTCTCAGCTAGGGAGATTTATGATCGTCTGAATAGAAAAGGTAAGGAAATAGGTCATACGTCTGTTTATCAAAATTTGGAATTGCTCTCCAGTCAAGGGATTATTGAGTGTATTGAACATAGTCATGGCAGATTATATGGCAGTGTTACCCAAGCTCATAGTCATGTTAGCTGTATTGACAATCATGAAGTTATTGATGTACACGTGGAATTACCTTTGGACTTAATTCGCCAAGTTGAATTACAAACAGGCGTGAGAATAAAAAGTTATACCATTAACTTTTTTGGTATGCGTGATCCTAAACATGGTGATAGTATTGATAGTGTTGATTACTTACATTCCTTTGAGTGA
- a CDS encoding CRR6 family NdhI maturation factor — MTISIQVGRDSINNLDLSPALKVIESILQKESIISQEQQLRFDVDYPRQDNDPREISEIPEIRLWFVRLDAQYPWLPFLLDWKSGELGRYTAMLVPHEFHKKEGIQYNPEALEIFLMHKIFILSNWLKQNQIPARFRLKSLAQMLGYELEDGFFEMIDS; from the coding sequence ATGACAATCAGCATTCAGGTAGGTCGGGATTCCATCAATAACTTAGATTTATCACCCGCACTAAAAGTAATTGAATCAATCCTCCAAAAAGAGTCAATCATATCCCAGGAGCAGCAACTGCGCTTTGATGTTGACTACCCAAGACAAGACAACGATCCCAGAGAAATCTCAGAAATTCCAGAGATCCGACTATGGTTTGTGCGATTAGATGCCCAATATCCATGGCTACCATTTTTACTAGACTGGAAATCTGGCGAGCTAGGACGTTATACGGCCATGTTAGTACCTCACGAATTTCACAAGAAAGAAGGTATACAATATAACCCTGAAGCTCTAGAAATTTTCTTGATGCACAAAATTTTTATTTTGAGTAACTGGTTAAAGCAGAATCAGATACCTGCCAGGTTCCGTTTAAAATCTCTAGCGCAAATGTTAGGTTATGAATTAGAAGATGGTTTTTTTGAGATGATTGATAGTTAA
- a CDS encoding DUF3685 domain-containing protein, whose product MSDRLLTFSHLGALLIDSDPIFRLGLRIALEASSSIKVVGDVSNDSAALQLLGDTASSQEQTDENENSQEPKKDHREINLIVLELGRNSQEAELGLQFCEQLKALYPHIPVLLLTAVSNSETLLTAKNLGVNGYCPKGISISLLVGIMEEIAKGGYYWWEKNPSKSLDSPLTRWTHKIHSSGISYITRDLTKITLRLRIPGIPLLERVILAGHRRELLAAGWLVHQLFGSSEPQPVPRNRGESESVPIASSPLQTKKALQSIIFTSCLDKLHSHLSNIGEVPLEIDILREEKKKELLYLILQKLSQRLDKLRDCQFEISQLSNLKKEILYDLWEGVVREFYGQIPQVNVGKSTIETVGFLLDNARGVETEILDKIPLVEELLSYLIWQTDLYVDNRLYSPGSESANYQILMILENLLIQIANGVLQPLINLLADVETVKQHFYDRHFISTREIERFRNNLSWKYWLTRHFGEPQAIFESRYELFVIAPRGITKTSIYSPRNHQLANLSGIPLAVTLALEFRDAIAPRLQSLLSFVGNVIVFILTKIVGRGLGLIARGVLQGLGSVNLGDKPGK is encoded by the coding sequence ATGAGCGATCGCCTTTTGACTTTCTCACATCTGGGTGCGCTATTAATCGACTCAGATCCTATTTTTCGTCTGGGTTTAAGAATTGCTTTGGAAGCTTCATCTTCTATTAAAGTAGTAGGTGACGTTTCTAATGATAGTGCCGCGTTACAGTTATTAGGTGACACTGCTTCTAGTCAGGAACAGACTGATGAAAACGAAAATAGTCAAGAACCAAAAAAAGACCACAGAGAAATTAACCTAATAGTTTTAGAATTGGGTAGGAACTCTCAAGAAGCAGAGTTAGGGTTACAATTTTGTGAACAACTGAAAGCTCTATATCCCCATATACCAGTTCTATTACTCACAGCTGTGTCCAATTCAGAAACTCTTTTGACAGCAAAAAATCTAGGTGTGAATGGCTATTGTCCCAAAGGTATATCAATTTCCCTATTAGTGGGGATTATGGAGGAAATTGCCAAGGGTGGTTATTATTGGTGGGAGAAAAATCCTAGTAAATCTCTAGATTCACCCTTGACCCGCTGGACACATAAAATCCACTCATCGGGAATTAGTTATATCACCCGAGATTTGACCAAGATTACGCTAAGACTAAGGATTCCTGGAATCCCATTATTGGAGCGAGTCATTTTAGCTGGACATAGGAGAGAACTGTTAGCTGCGGGTTGGTTAGTACATCAGTTATTTGGTTCATCGGAACCACAACCTGTTCCCAGGAATCGGGGTGAATCTGAGTCAGTACCAATAGCTAGCTCACCATTACAAACTAAAAAAGCTCTACAGTCAATAATATTTACGTCTTGCCTTGACAAGCTGCATTCTCATTTATCCAATATAGGGGAAGTGCCATTAGAAATTGATATCTTACGGGAAGAGAAAAAAAAGGAACTGCTTTATCTGATATTACAAAAATTATCTCAACGCCTAGATAAACTCCGAGATTGCCAATTTGAGATTTCCCAACTATCCAATTTAAAAAAGGAAATACTTTATGATTTATGGGAGGGAGTAGTGAGAGAGTTTTATGGTCAAATCCCCCAGGTAAATGTGGGTAAGAGTACCATAGAAACAGTGGGATTTTTATTAGATAATGCTAGGGGAGTAGAAACTGAAATCTTAGATAAAATTCCCCTGGTTGAAGAATTATTATCCTATCTAATTTGGCAAACGGACTTATATGTGGATAATAGGTTGTATTCTCCAGGTTCAGAGTCAGCCAATTATCAAATATTAATGATTTTAGAAAATCTATTGATTCAAATTGCCAATGGTGTATTGCAACCCCTAATTAACCTTTTAGCCGATGTGGAAACTGTCAAACAACATTTTTATGACCGTCATTTTATCTCCACACGAGAAATTGAAAGATTTAGAAACAACCTATCTTGGAAGTACTGGTTAACTCGCCATTTTGGTGAACCCCAGGCAATTTTTGAAAGTCGTTATGAACTGTTTGTCATTGCACCTCGTGGTATTACTAAAACTTCTATTTATTCCCCCCGTAATCACCAACTAGCTAACCTTTCCGGTATTCCCCTAGCAGTAACACTAGCACTGGAGTTTAGAGATGCGATCGCACCTCGGTTACAGTCTCTATTGTCTTTTGTGGGGAATGTTATAGTTTTTATTTTAACAAAAATAGTTGGTAGAGGTTTAGGATTAATTGCTCGTGGTGTACTCCAGGGTCTTGGTAGTGTAAACTTAGGGGATAAACCCGGAAAATAA